In Amycolatopsis jiangsuensis, the following proteins share a genomic window:
- a CDS encoding zf-HC2 domain-containing protein codes for MNHVPDQLLATYVAGRELPGDKVWALEAHLETCAQCRARLAGVTTAEEPGLLDAVWAGLEPRLTTPPQPPRSRARAWLHGWATPAMVPWLAMVLLVAAITAVLTPMFSDQVSMVQLFAPVLPVFGVAAAWSRGLDPAHELVVGSPRAGLELILRRTVAVLAPVVPILLVAGWLTGSDVGLVLLPALGFTTGTLALGSLIGASWAAGILSAVWLAALVVPATVFRSPFGLDSASVPFWIVAIVLTAGFVVFRRGAFMRLAAHN; via the coding sequence GTGAATCACGTGCCCGATCAACTGCTCGCCACCTACGTCGCCGGCCGTGAGCTGCCGGGGGACAAGGTGTGGGCGCTCGAAGCGCACCTGGAGACGTGTGCGCAGTGCCGGGCCCGGCTCGCCGGGGTGACCACCGCGGAGGAGCCCGGACTCCTCGACGCGGTGTGGGCCGGCCTCGAGCCGCGGCTCACCACCCCGCCGCAGCCGCCGCGCAGCCGGGCGCGGGCCTGGCTGCACGGCTGGGCCACCCCTGCGATGGTGCCGTGGCTGGCGATGGTCCTGCTGGTGGCGGCCATCACCGCGGTCCTGACCCCGATGTTCTCCGACCAGGTCTCGATGGTGCAGCTGTTCGCCCCGGTGCTGCCGGTGTTCGGGGTGGCCGCGGCCTGGTCACGGGGTCTCGACCCGGCCCACGAACTCGTCGTCGGTTCCCCACGGGCAGGGCTCGAGCTGATCCTGCGGCGGACCGTCGCGGTACTCGCGCCGGTGGTGCCGATCCTGCTGGTCGCGGGCTGGCTCACCGGTTCGGACGTCGGACTGGTGCTGCTGCCCGCGCTCGGGTTCACCACGGGCACGCTCGCGCTCGGTTCGCTGATCGGGGCGAGCTGGGCCGCCGGAATCCTGAGCGCCGTGTGGCTGGCCGCTCTGGTGGTCCCGGCCACGGTGTTCCGCAGCCCGTTCGGGCTGGACTCGGCTTCGGTGCCGTTCTGGATCGTGGCCATCGTGCTCACCGCCGGTTTCGTGGTGTTCCGCAGGGGCGCCTTCATGCGGCTTGCCGCACACAACTGA
- a CDS encoding ABC transporter ATP-binding protein codes for MRTMDAAEVAPATYAWEIQAEGLKVRVGGKRMAVDGLDLALGIGVHGLLGPNGAGKTTLIRALATVLRPTAGGLTLLGGKVGGLDQRALRRRIGYLPQSFGYYKRFTVREFVEYIAWLKDMPKKDVPDAVQRAIERVGLADRADDKMKTLSGGMVRRVGIAQAIVNDPQILLLDEPTAGLDPAQRVRFRELLQELGRDTCVLVSTHLVEDVATACTDVILFAAGKLVFQGTPDDLAAAGSANDVGDSPIERGYSALLGHQSGRESW; via the coding sequence ATGCGGACCATGGATGCCGCTGAGGTCGCTCCGGCGACTTACGCCTGGGAAATCCAGGCCGAGGGACTGAAAGTACGGGTCGGCGGCAAACGGATGGCGGTCGACGGGCTGGATCTCGCGCTCGGCATCGGCGTGCACGGCCTGCTCGGGCCCAACGGTGCGGGAAAGACCACGTTGATCCGGGCGCTGGCGACGGTGCTGCGTCCGACCGCGGGCGGCCTGACGCTGCTCGGCGGGAAGGTCGGCGGCCTGGACCAGCGCGCCCTGCGCCGCCGGATCGGGTACCTGCCGCAGTCGTTCGGGTACTACAAGCGGTTCACCGTCCGCGAGTTCGTCGAGTACATCGCGTGGCTCAAGGACATGCCGAAGAAGGACGTGCCGGACGCGGTGCAGCGCGCGATCGAGCGGGTCGGCCTCGCCGACCGGGCCGACGACAAGATGAAGACGCTCTCCGGCGGTATGGTCCGCCGGGTCGGCATCGCGCAGGCGATCGTGAACGATCCGCAGATCCTGCTGCTCGACGAGCCCACCGCGGGCCTCGATCCGGCACAGCGGGTCCGGTTCCGCGAGCTGCTGCAGGAGCTGGGACGGGACACCTGTGTGCTGGTGTCCACCCATCTGGTCGAGGACGTGGCCACCGCCTGCACCGACGTGATCCTGTTCGCCGCGGGCAAGCTGGTCTTCCAGGGCACCCCGGACGACCTGGCCGCGGCGGGCAGCGCGAACGACGTCGGCGACAGCCCGATCGAGCGCGGCTACTCGGCGCTGCTGGGCCACCAGTCGGGGAGGGAATCGTGGTGA
- a CDS encoding PPOX class F420-dependent oxidoreductase: MFTEAELAYLSEQGLGRLATQQPNGTLQVNPVAFTWNASAQTIDVTGAGLTKSRKYRNVEANGRAAFVVDDLPSLEPIRVRCLEIRGRAEVVPEAFAPDGHLDGAVIRIHPQRIISLGIDDPDHDPLDLVPNNRTV; encoded by the coding sequence ATGTTCACCGAAGCGGAACTCGCCTACCTGTCCGAACAGGGCCTCGGCCGGCTGGCCACCCAGCAGCCGAACGGCACCCTGCAGGTCAATCCGGTCGCATTCACCTGGAACGCATCGGCCCAGACCATCGACGTGACCGGGGCCGGCCTCACGAAAAGCCGCAAGTACCGCAACGTCGAGGCCAACGGCCGGGCCGCCTTCGTGGTCGACGACCTGCCGTCGCTGGAACCGATCCGGGTGCGTTGCCTGGAAATCCGCGGCCGCGCGGAGGTTGTCCCGGAGGCCTTCGCACCGGACGGGCACCTCGACGGCGCGGTGATCCGCATCCACCCGCAGCGCATCATCAGCTTGGGCATCGACGATCCCGACCACGATCCGCTCGACCTGGTGCCGAACAACCGCACCGTCTGA
- the efeB gene encoding iron uptake transporter deferrochelatase/peroxidase subunit, giving the protein MTEVSRRKLFGYAGAGVALAGAGVAAGVGVDRIGDDAPASATASTVDFHGAHQAGIVTPTQQNLHFAALDVTTNDVGKLRELLHTWTAAARRMTAGQEAVAAGAVGGAAEAPPGDTGEALDLPAADLTLTIGFGPSLFDDRFGLAAKRPPQLVELPSFPKDKLDPARSGGDLCIQACANDPQVAVHAVRNLVRLGFGVTEVRWSQLGFGRSSSTSRTQQTPRNLFGFKDGTNNVKAEDTDVLRDQVWARPGDGQAWMAGGTYLVARRIRMHIETWDRETLDGQEQTVGRTKGSGAPLGQTGEFDQVDLDVGGAGGVPLIAPDAHIRLASHQTLRGARILRRGYNFVDGSDGVGHLEAGLFFLAFNRDTRTQYIPMQQVLSAKDAMMEYLQHTGSAHFAVPPGLTPTSSWGDGLFG; this is encoded by the coding sequence ATGACGGAGGTCTCTCGCCGGAAGCTGTTCGGTTACGCCGGCGCCGGCGTCGCGCTGGCCGGGGCCGGCGTGGCTGCCGGAGTCGGCGTCGACCGGATCGGCGACGACGCGCCCGCATCCGCCACGGCATCCACTGTGGACTTCCATGGCGCGCACCAGGCCGGCATCGTCACACCCACGCAGCAGAACCTGCACTTCGCCGCGCTCGACGTGACCACAAACGACGTCGGCAAGCTGCGCGAACTGCTGCACACCTGGACCGCCGCCGCCCGGCGGATGACCGCGGGACAGGAAGCGGTGGCAGCCGGCGCGGTCGGCGGCGCGGCGGAGGCTCCACCCGGCGACACCGGGGAGGCGCTCGACCTGCCCGCCGCCGACCTGACGCTGACCATCGGCTTCGGTCCGTCGCTGTTCGACGATCGGTTCGGTCTGGCCGCGAAGCGCCCGCCGCAGCTGGTCGAGCTGCCCTCGTTCCCGAAGGACAAGCTCGATCCGGCCCGCAGCGGCGGCGACCTGTGCATCCAGGCCTGCGCGAACGATCCGCAGGTCGCCGTGCACGCAGTACGCAACCTGGTCCGGCTCGGCTTCGGCGTCACCGAGGTGCGCTGGTCGCAGCTCGGCTTCGGGCGCAGCTCGTCGACCTCGCGCACGCAGCAGACCCCACGCAACCTGTTCGGCTTCAAGGACGGCACGAACAACGTCAAGGCCGAGGACACCGACGTGCTGCGGGACCAGGTGTGGGCACGGCCGGGTGACGGGCAGGCCTGGATGGCCGGCGGAACCTACCTCGTGGCACGCCGGATCCGGATGCACATCGAGACGTGGGACCGGGAGACGCTGGACGGTCAGGAGCAGACAGTCGGGCGCACCAAGGGATCCGGCGCGCCGTTGGGTCAGACCGGCGAGTTCGACCAGGTCGATCTGGATGTCGGCGGCGCGGGCGGAGTCCCGCTGATCGCGCCCGACGCACACATCCGGCTCGCCTCGCACCAGACGCTGCGCGGTGCCCGCATCCTGCGCCGTGGCTACAACTTCGTCGACGGTTCCGATGGCGTCGGTCATCTCGAGGCGGGATTGTTCTTCCTGGCCTTCAACCGGGACACCCGCACGCAGTACATCCCGATGCAGCAGGTGCTTTCGGCGAAGGACGCGATGATGGAGTACCTGCAGCACACCGGCTCCGCGCATTTCGCCGTCCCACCGGGACTCACCCCGACGTCGAGCTGGGGCGACGGGCTGTTCGGCTGA
- the efeO gene encoding iron uptake system protein EfeO yields the protein MTVPKSPRTPLTVLAGVGAVVALAGCDSTNAAADGPIKVEASDTSCAVAATTAAAGNVTFEIANKGSKVTEFYLYAEGDRIMGEVENIAPGLNRRLIVEVPEAGKYQTACKPGMVGNGIRGEFTVTGGATRQDDADARKAAATKSYATYVADNSSALETETAKFADAVKAGKVDEAKSEYARTRVFYERIEPVAEKFGDLDPAIDAREADLEPGQQFTGFHRLEKDLWSTGLQADSPRIADKLLTDVKDLVAKSKDLKLSALDLANGAKSLLDEVATGKITGEEETFSHTDLWDFQSNLDGSKNAIQSLRPVLQERDAALVSTLDTEFANVQALLDKTRVGDGFMYYDQLSPVEVKTFASAVDALSEPLSKVAAVVAK from the coding sequence GTGACCGTGCCCAAGTCCCCCAGAACCCCGCTGACCGTGCTGGCCGGAGTCGGCGCGGTGGTGGCGCTCGCCGGTTGCGACAGCACAAACGCCGCCGCGGACGGGCCGATCAAGGTCGAAGCCTCGGACACCTCCTGTGCCGTCGCCGCCACGACGGCCGCCGCCGGCAACGTGACCTTCGAAATCGCCAACAAGGGCAGCAAGGTCACCGAGTTCTACCTCTACGCCGAGGGCGACCGGATCATGGGCGAGGTGGAGAACATCGCACCAGGGCTGAACCGCCGGCTGATCGTCGAGGTGCCGGAAGCGGGCAAGTACCAGACCGCGTGCAAGCCGGGAATGGTCGGCAACGGCATCCGCGGCGAGTTCACCGTGACCGGCGGGGCCACCCGCCAGGACGACGCCGACGCGCGGAAGGCCGCGGCCACCAAGAGCTACGCGACCTACGTGGCGGACAACAGCTCCGCCCTCGAGACGGAAACCGCCAAGTTCGCCGACGCGGTCAAGGCCGGCAAGGTCGACGAGGCCAAGTCCGAATACGCTCGTACACGTGTGTTCTACGAGCGGATCGAACCGGTCGCCGAGAAGTTCGGCGACCTCGACCCCGCGATCGACGCCCGCGAGGCCGACCTGGAGCCGGGTCAGCAGTTCACCGGCTTTCACCGACTCGAGAAGGACCTGTGGAGCACCGGCCTCCAAGCGGACAGCCCACGGATCGCGGACAAGCTACTGACCGACGTCAAGGACCTGGTCGCCAAGAGCAAGGACCTGAAGCTCAGCGCGCTCGACCTCGCCAACGGTGCGAAGAGCCTGCTCGACGAGGTCGCCACCGGCAAGATCACCGGCGAGGAGGAGACCTTCTCCCACACCGACCTGTGGGACTTCCAGTCCAATCTGGACGGGTCGAAGAACGCGATCCAGTCGCTCCGTCCGGTTCTGCAGGAACGAGACGCGGCACTCGTGTCCACTCTGGACACAGAGTTCGCGAATGTGCAGGCGCTGCTGGACAAGACCCGCGTGGGTGACGGATTCATGTACTACGACCAGTTGTCGCCGGTCGAGGTCAAGACCTTCGCCTCGGCGGTCGACGCGTTGAGCGAGCCGCTGAGCAAGGTCGCGGCGGTCGTGGCGAAATGA
- the efeU gene encoding iron uptake transporter permease EfeU: MVFSSALIGLREGLEAALVVSILVAFLVKTGRTHALRFVWPGVGAAVLLSVAVGAILTYSTAQLSFEHQELLGGSLSIVAVGFVTAMVFWMRKASRHIAAELRGKMEDALQVGPAAVLLLSFLAVGREGLETAVFFYSAVQTAQSDTVQPLTGFVIGIAIAIVLAYLLYRGAVRFNLAKFFTITGVLLVFVAAGVLGYGLHDLQEAQFLPGLTTLAFDASSTLPETSWYGALLKGIFNYSQQTTALQAVAWVAYVVIVLPLFLKPTRKKTTRKNTARENTAPAAAGAATVEE; encoded by the coding sequence GTGGTGTTTTCGAGCGCGCTCATCGGGCTGCGCGAAGGCCTCGAAGCGGCGCTGGTGGTCAGCATCCTCGTCGCCTTCCTCGTGAAGACCGGCCGAACGCACGCGCTGCGGTTCGTGTGGCCGGGCGTCGGCGCCGCGGTGCTGCTGTCGGTCGCCGTCGGCGCGATCCTGACCTACAGCACCGCGCAGCTGAGCTTCGAGCACCAGGAGCTGCTCGGTGGCAGCCTGTCGATCGTCGCGGTCGGTTTCGTCACGGCGATGGTCTTCTGGATGCGTAAGGCGTCCCGGCACATCGCCGCGGAGCTGCGCGGGAAGATGGAAGACGCGCTGCAGGTCGGCCCCGCGGCCGTGTTGCTGCTGTCGTTCCTCGCGGTCGGACGGGAAGGCCTCGAGACCGCAGTGTTCTTCTACTCCGCCGTACAGACCGCCCAATCCGACACAGTGCAACCGTTGACCGGCTTCGTGATCGGCATCGCCATCGCGATCGTCCTGGCTTACCTGCTCTACCGCGGCGCGGTGCGGTTCAACCTGGCGAAGTTCTTCACCATCACCGGCGTACTGCTGGTGTTCGTCGCCGCAGGCGTGCTCGGCTACGGCCTGCACGACCTTCAGGAAGCACAGTTCCTGCCAGGACTCACCACGCTGGCGTTCGACGCCTCGAGCACGCTGCCGGAGACGTCCTGGTACGGCGCGCTGCTCAAGGGGATCTTCAACTACTCACAGCAGACGACGGCGCTGCAGGCCGTCGCATGGGTCGCGTACGTCGTGATCGTGCTGCCGCTGTTCCTCAAGCCCACTCGCAAGAAGACCACTCGCAAGAACACCGCCCGTGAGAACACCGCACCGGCCGCGGCCGGTGCGGCCACCGTCGAGGAGTGA
- a CDS encoding murein transglycosylase, producing the protein MADTTQQTVAESSAAGPPRRYRGRIAMSVGLVLTGVVLVVTIGVRDPNPPSPAPPPAPPPSSVEPDQAPKSGAQVPRAGLAAPPDRPTVSDQAELDAWAARVAGKTGLSPRLLSAYGRAEMWMNRQKPSCHLSWATLAAIGHLTSDKMRIAPDGAVSGLPPGPPAGPDTDAGELDGDRAADHKLGPLQLPPSAWRKYAERANGDGKTPNPANIDDAAFTTARYLCSGADDLGTPAGWWRAILFYNASVQYGQSAFVAADSYAADSVRP; encoded by the coding sequence GTGGCCGATACCACCCAGCAGACCGTCGCCGAATCGTCCGCGGCGGGACCGCCCCGTCGTTACCGCGGCCGCATCGCCATGTCGGTGGGTCTGGTGCTCACCGGCGTCGTGCTGGTGGTGACGATCGGGGTGCGCGACCCGAACCCGCCGTCGCCTGCGCCCCCGCCGGCGCCGCCGCCGTCATCGGTCGAACCGGACCAGGCCCCGAAGTCGGGCGCGCAGGTGCCGCGGGCCGGGCTGGCTGCGCCCCCGGACCGTCCGACGGTGTCGGATCAGGCGGAACTCGATGCGTGGGCCGCGCGAGTGGCGGGGAAGACCGGCCTCTCGCCGCGGTTGCTGTCGGCCTACGGCCGGGCGGAGATGTGGATGAACCGGCAGAAGCCGTCGTGTCACCTGTCGTGGGCCACTCTCGCCGCGATCGGCCACCTGACGTCGGACAAGATGCGGATCGCGCCGGACGGTGCCGTCTCCGGGCTGCCCCCGGGCCCACCGGCCGGCCCGGACACCGACGCCGGCGAACTCGACGGCGACCGCGCGGCCGACCACAAGCTGGGCCCCCTGCAGCTACCCCCGTCCGCCTGGCGGAAATACGCGGAACGCGCCAACGGCGACGGCAAGACCCCCAACCCCGCCAACATCGACGACGCCGCCTTCACCACCGCCCGCTACCTCTGCTCCGGCGCCGACGACCTGGGCACCCCCGCAGGCTGGTGGCGCGCCATCCTGTTCTACAACGCGTCCGTCCAGTACGGCCAAAGCGCTTTCGTGGCAGCGGACTCCTACGCTGCCGACAGCGTTCGCCCCTGA
- a CDS encoding tetratricopeptide repeat protein yields MTDAEPAPEPTGESRVRAFREAEELVGRRRPLDALKALEPLLDDESDKPSVQLLAGRAYFHSAQLRRAERAFTKVLELDPTDHYARFVLGRTLQRLGRLAEALGQLRMASAMNPIPEYLEAISEVRARIALSDT; encoded by the coding sequence ATGACGGACGCCGAACCAGCACCCGAACCCACCGGCGAATCCCGTGTCCGCGCCTTCCGGGAGGCCGAGGAGCTGGTCGGGAGACGCCGGCCGCTCGACGCGCTCAAGGCCCTCGAACCCCTGCTCGACGACGAGTCCGACAAACCGAGTGTGCAGCTGCTGGCCGGGCGCGCCTACTTCCACTCGGCACAGCTGCGCCGCGCCGAACGCGCGTTCACCAAGGTCCTCGAACTCGACCCGACCGACCACTACGCGCGGTTCGTGCTGGGCCGCACCCTGCAGCGCCTCGGCCGTTTGGCCGAGGCGCTCGGACAACTGCGGATGGCGTCGGCGATGAACCCGATCCCGGAGTACCTGGAAGCCATCAGTGAGGTCAGAGCCCGCATCGCTCTGAGCGACACCTGA
- a CDS encoding VOC family protein, with translation MSSDEEPGYLGLAPYLYYTDATAALAWLTRVFGFTEEVRFEDASGEVFQATLCAGSGRVQLAGVGPEYWEAKGAEGPVGQLNIIYVTDVDAQYERVRAALGEEAEPDPPQNQPYGARVFTVADPGGNSWTFWQQVTDTVDLPSGWREVRPEDTEDPPGEH, from the coding sequence ATGAGCAGCGATGAGGAGCCCGGTTACTTGGGACTGGCGCCGTACCTCTACTACACGGACGCCACCGCGGCGCTCGCGTGGCTGACCAGGGTGTTCGGCTTCACGGAAGAGGTCCGGTTCGAGGATGCGTCCGGCGAGGTCTTCCAGGCCACGCTGTGCGCCGGATCCGGACGAGTCCAGCTCGCCGGCGTCGGGCCCGAGTACTGGGAGGCGAAGGGCGCCGAAGGACCGGTCGGGCAGCTCAACATCATCTACGTGACCGACGTCGACGCGCAGTACGAGCGGGTACGGGCGGCACTCGGCGAGGAGGCCGAGCCGGATCCGCCGCAGAACCAGCCCTACGGCGCGCGCGTGTTCACCGTCGCCGACCCCGGCGGCAACAGCTGGACGTTCTGGCAGCAGGTCACCGACACCGTCGACCTGCCGTCGGGATGGCGCGAGGTGCGGCCGGAGGACACCGAGGACCCGCCCGGGGAACACTGA
- the eno gene encoding phosphopyruvate hydratase: MALIEQVGAREILDSRGNPTVEVEVALDDGTLARAAVPSGASTGEHEAVELRDGDTGRYNGKGVERAVSAVLDEIGPDLTGVDAVDQRIVDQKLVDLDGTPGKSRLGANAVLGVSLAVAKAAADSAELELFRYLGGPNAHVLPVPMLNILNGGAHADTDVDIQEFMIAPIGAESFREALRWGTEVYHALKSVLKSRGLATGLGDEGGFAPSLGNNRDALDLILQAIQKAGYAPGRDVALALDVAATEFYSDGAYTFEGTKRSAEQMSAYYAELLRDYPLVSIEDPLGEDDWDGWVQLTAEVGDKVQLVGDDLFVTNPDRLEEGISRRAANALLVKVNQIGTLSETLDAVSLATSYGYKSMMSHRSGETEDTFIADLAVATGVGQIKTGAPARGERIAKYNQLLRIEETLADAARYAGDLAFPRFTAEA, encoded by the coding sequence GTGGCTCTCATCGAGCAGGTAGGCGCGCGCGAGATCCTCGATTCGCGCGGCAACCCGACCGTCGAGGTGGAGGTGGCACTCGACGACGGCACGCTGGCGCGGGCCGCCGTTCCGTCGGGTGCGTCCACCGGCGAGCACGAAGCCGTCGAGCTGCGTGACGGGGACACCGGCCGGTACAACGGCAAGGGCGTGGAACGCGCGGTCTCCGCGGTACTCGACGAGATCGGCCCCGACCTCACCGGTGTCGACGCGGTGGACCAGCGGATCGTCGACCAGAAGCTGGTCGACCTCGACGGCACGCCGGGCAAGTCGCGGCTCGGCGCGAACGCTGTGCTGGGCGTCTCGCTGGCGGTCGCGAAGGCCGCGGCGGACTCGGCCGAGCTGGAGCTGTTCCGCTACCTCGGCGGACCGAACGCACACGTGCTGCCGGTCCCGATGCTGAACATCCTCAACGGTGGCGCGCACGCGGACACCGACGTGGACATCCAGGAGTTCATGATCGCGCCGATCGGCGCCGAGTCCTTCCGTGAGGCGCTCCGCTGGGGCACCGAGGTCTACCACGCGCTGAAGTCGGTCCTGAAGAGCCGCGGTCTGGCCACCGGACTCGGCGACGAAGGCGGGTTCGCGCCCAGCCTCGGCAACAACCGTGATGCCCTCGACCTCATCCTGCAGGCCATCCAGAAGGCCGGCTACGCCCCGGGCCGGGACGTGGCACTCGCGCTGGACGTCGCGGCCACGGAGTTCTACTCCGACGGCGCCTACACCTTCGAAGGCACGAAGCGCAGCGCCGAGCAGATGTCCGCGTACTACGCCGAACTCCTGCGCGACTACCCGCTGGTCTCGATCGAGGACCCGCTGGGCGAGGACGACTGGGACGGCTGGGTCCAGCTGACCGCCGAGGTCGGTGACAAGGTCCAGCTCGTGGGCGACGACCTGTTCGTCACGAACCCGGACCGCCTCGAGGAAGGCATCAGCCGGCGTGCGGCGAACGCGCTGCTGGTGAAGGTCAACCAGATCGGCACCCTTTCCGAGACGCTCGACGCGGTCTCGCTGGCCACGTCGTACGGCTACAAGTCGATGATGAGCCACCGCTCCGGCGAGACCGAGGACACCTTCATCGCCGATCTGGCCGTCGCCACCGGCGTGGGCCAGATCAAGACCGGTGCCCCGGCGCGCGGCGAGCGGATCGCGAAGTACAACCAGCTCCTGCGCATCGAGGAGACTCTCGCGGACGCCGCCCGCTACGCCGGCGACCTGGCCTTCCCGCGGTTCACCGCGGAGGCCTGA
- a CDS encoding FtsB family cell division protein — translation MSTTRRAAVVAIVVCALAFTVAVPLRTYLSQRSEVREQEAQRAQLQQEVAQLRNRKGQLSDPAQIEAEARRRLRYVKPGETPYVVQLPEDQPAAPPRQPGPQEVPQGSWYENLWDQVSGG, via the coding sequence ATGTCGACCACCCGGCGGGCCGCCGTGGTGGCGATCGTGGTGTGCGCGCTGGCGTTCACCGTCGCCGTGCCGTTGCGCACCTACCTCAGCCAGCGTTCGGAAGTGCGGGAGCAGGAAGCGCAGCGGGCGCAGCTCCAGCAGGAGGTGGCCCAGCTGCGCAACCGCAAGGGCCAGCTGAGTGACCCGGCGCAGATCGAGGCGGAGGCCCGGCGCCGGCTCCGGTACGTCAAGCCCGGGGAGACGCCGTACGTCGTGCAACTGCCCGAGGACCAGCCCGCCGCGCCGCCGCGGCAGCCGGGACCGCAGGAGGTTCCGCAGGGTTCGTGGTACGAGAACCTGTGGGATCAGGTTTCCGGCGGCTGA
- a CDS encoding DUF501 domain-containing protein: MDIVNSSTQTPRFEPVTDADREVIAQQLGRPPRALRAVAARCPGGHPSVVQTSPRLENGTPFPTLYYLTCPRLTSLVGTLEASGIMKEMTERLGTDPELAAAYQRTHETYLAERDAIESLGTQVTAGGMPGRVKCLHVHLAHTLAAGPGTNPFGDETLAWVREQGWPTGDCAG, translated from the coding sequence CTGGACATCGTGAACAGCAGCACGCAGACGCCCCGTTTCGAGCCCGTCACCGATGCCGACCGGGAGGTCATCGCGCAGCAGCTCGGCCGGCCGCCACGGGCCTTGCGGGCTGTCGCGGCGCGGTGCCCCGGTGGGCACCCGTCGGTGGTTCAGACCAGCCCACGGCTGGAGAACGGCACCCCGTTCCCCACGCTGTACTACCTCACGTGCCCGCGGCTGACGTCGCTGGTCGGCACGCTCGAGGCGTCCGGGATCATGAAGGAGATGACCGAACGGCTCGGCACCGACCCCGAGCTCGCGGCGGCCTACCAGCGCACGCACGAGACGTACCTCGCCGAACGGGACGCCATCGAATCGCTCGGCACGCAGGTCACCGCCGGAGGAATGCCCGGACGGGTGAAGTGCCTGCACGTCCACCTCGCGCACACCCTCGCGGCCGGCCCGGGAACGAACCCCTTCGGCGACGAAACGCTGGCGTGGGTCCGCGAACAGGGCTGGCCGACCGGTGACTGCGCCGGGTGA
- a CDS encoding Ppx/GppA phosphatase family protein, with the protein MPRVAAIDCGTNSIRLLVAELTPRHDGTVDLRDLHREMRVVRLGQGVDATGRLAPEALERTRAALADYTVAARRKGVEKVRMVATSATRDASNRDEFFAMTRETLGTEAEVISGDEEARLSFTGAVGEQDPDDGPFVVVDVGGGSTELVLGTWNGREAEMLAAKSVDIGCVRITERTLPGDPPTAEEIAAARELARQVLTEAFDVVDVAKARTWIGVAGTVTTLSAISQELPEYDSERTHLSKLTHADLDRLAANLLAADRATRAANPVIHPGRVDVIGGGSVIVQVLAEQFAARGGPDQLVVSEHDILDGIALSLA; encoded by the coding sequence ATGCCTCGGGTAGCCGCGATCGACTGTGGGACCAACTCCATTCGTCTGCTCGTCGCCGAGTTGACGCCGCGTCATGACGGCACGGTCGACTTGCGTGATCTGCACCGCGAGATGCGCGTCGTGCGGCTCGGGCAGGGGGTCGACGCCACCGGGCGGCTCGCGCCGGAGGCGCTCGAGCGGACCCGGGCCGCGCTCGCCGACTACACCGTCGCGGCGCGGCGCAAGGGGGTCGAAAAGGTCCGGATGGTCGCCACCTCCGCGACCCGTGACGCGAGCAACCGCGACGAGTTCTTCGCCATGACCCGCGAGACGCTCGGCACCGAGGCCGAGGTGATCAGCGGCGACGAGGAAGCCCGGCTGTCGTTCACCGGCGCGGTCGGTGAGCAGGATCCAGACGATGGCCCGTTCGTGGTCGTCGACGTCGGCGGTGGTTCCACCGAACTGGTGCTCGGCACCTGGAACGGCCGGGAGGCCGAGATGCTGGCCGCGAAGTCGGTCGACATCGGCTGCGTCCGGATCACCGAACGCACGCTGCCGGGCGACCCGCCCACCGCCGAGGAGATCGCGGCGGCTCGGGAGCTGGCGCGCCAGGTGCTCACCGAAGCGTTCGACGTCGTGGACGTCGCCAAGGCACGCACGTGGATCGGCGTCGCCGGCACGGTGACGACGTTGTCGGCGATCTCCCAGGAGCTGCCGGAGTACGACTCCGAGCGCACCCACCTGTCCAAGCTCACGCACGCCGACCTCGATCGTCTCGCCGCGAACCTGCTCGCCGCCGACCGCGCCACCCGTGCGGCCAATCCGGTGATCCACCCGGGCCGCGTCGACGTGATCGGCGGGGGCTCGGTGATCGTCCAGGTGCTGGCCGAGCAGTTCGCCGCCCGCGGTGGTCCGGACCAGCTCGTGGTCAGTGAGCACGACATCCTCGACGGCATCGCGCTGTCCCTGGCCTGA